The Deltaproteobacteria bacterium genome segment AATTCACCGACCCCGGACATCACTGCCTTGATCGGCCTTGAATGGGGCATGCCTAATTGATCCCCCTTTTGAAGCCGGAAAAGAAGATAGCCGATTTCGTTTTTCACCTCTTTTGGAAAACCGCGGACTGCCTCGCGCGCCTTCGGGTGCCAAAGAACTTTGTGCACGATGATTCAAGTGTACCGAAATTGATACATATTGGCAACTAAAAAATCCTCCACCTTAAAGCGCGGAGGGTCTTTTGTCTTTCCTGCCCGAGAGCAAAAATGTTTTACGCATCCGGCGGGGATGGATTGCCGTAGGGATTGTAGG includes the following:
- a CDS encoding type II toxin-antitoxin system RelE/ParE family toxin, with amino-acid sequence MHKVLWHPKAREAVRGFPKEVKNEIGYLLFRLQKGDQLGMPHSRPIKAVMSGVGELRVRGTDGIYRAFYYVKTDMGVLVFHAFKKKDQKTPKREIEAGRKNLKESLYG